In Daphnia magna isolate NIES linkage group LG5, ASM2063170v1.1, whole genome shotgun sequence, a single genomic region encodes these proteins:
- the LOC116923453 gene encoding neural cell adhesion molecule 1-B, which produces MFPIGCTFALSWILLAGLTSGEQSAGASIWLAPSNPTVAVFANQSYFVSCKAPGAEKIVWTKVGEGDITPTSGKIHVEEKEDGMDLVFETIRKKNQGDYSCRAIIRGQEVEKKITLSVFKPLSFGETASVQYATEGLDFTIRCDVGGDPVVTTTWKVRGRSLRPSPRHKVIDNNLSIKEVTLDDGGLYVCRATQSNPMIADFREMNITLKIQHEPRWFKDHTKEAYGFIGGTVNMTCSAVAEPGADFIWIKDNRTLHPSDDVQIFNSDHHSSLQLYIYDESVFGDYECRATNMLGTMARVIVLEQATKPAAPTFKIKITHPDSFVLEIEDSDVVSDRGQDAAARNPMDVTGYVVQFKQPSLEWSRAQEKEFERMPSQPYRVTGMQQDTSYEVRVAARTAAGTGDFTDVQVEKTKKIVAAAVPVLNSAPAQHLVLCHSLLTLLIAALASANIYI; this is translated from the exons GACTGACGTCGGGAGAACAGTCGGCTGGTGCGAGTATCTGGCTGGCGCCCAGCAACCCGACGGTGGCCGTCTTCGCCAATCAGAGTTACTTCGTCTCTTGCAAAGCTCCTGGCGCTGAAAAAATCGTCTGGACTAAAGTGGGAGAAGGAGACATCACGCCCACATCCGGAAA gatccACGTCGAAGAGAAAGAGGACGGAATGGACCTCGTCTTCGAGACTATACGCAAGAAGAACCAAGGAGACTATTCCTGCAGGGCCATCATCCGAGGCCAAGaagtggaaaagaaaattacgcTCTCCGTCTTCA AGCCACTTAGCTTCGGAGAAACGGCCAGCGTTCAATACGCCACCGAAGGATTGGACTTTACCATCCGGTGTGACGTTGGAGGCGATCCTGTGGTCACGACGACGTGGAAAGTTCGCGGCCGATCCCTTCGACCAT cGCCGCGCCATAAAGTAATCGATAACAATCTAAGCATCAAAGAAGTGACGCTGGATGATGGCGGACTTTACGTCTGCCGAGCGACGCAATCAAACCCAATGATTGCCGATTTTCGAGAGATGAACATCACTCTGAAAATTCAAC ATGAGCCGCGCTGGTTCAAGGATCACACGAAAGAGGCTTACGGTTTTATTGGAGGCACAGTCAACATGACTTGCTCCGCCGTGGCAGAGCCGGGTGCCGATTTCATTTGGATCAAAGATAACAGGACGCTGCATCCAAGCGACGACGTCCAAATCTTTAATTCCGATCATCACAGCTCGCTCCAGCTCTACATTTACGACGAGTCCGTCTTTGGTGATTACGAGTGCAGAGCCACCAACATGCTGGGCACCATGGCCCGCGTCATCGTTCTAGAACAGGCTACCAAACCAGCAGCCCCCACTTTCAAAATCAAA ATTACACATCCGGATAGCTTCGTTTTGGAGATTGAAGATTCGGACGTGGTCTCAGATCGGGGTCAGGACGCCGCAGCTCGCAATCCAATGGACGTGACCGGCTACGTGGTGCAGTTCAAGCAACCCTCCCTTGAGTGGAGCCGGGCACAAGAGAAAGAATTCGAAAGAA TGCCCAGCCAGCCGTACAGAGTAACCGGAATGCAGCAGGATACCTCTTATGAAGTGAGAGTTGCGGCACGTACTGCGGCCGGCACTGGAGATTTCACCGACGTTCAAGTcgagaaaacgaagaaaatcgTGGCAGCAGCGGTGCCCGTCCTCAATTCAGCGCCAGCCCAGCATCTCGTGCTATGTCACTCGCTCCTCACTCTATTGATCGCCGCTCTTGCGTCCGCCAACATCTACATCTAA